AAGGTGTGGCTTCTGGTCTTCTATATCTGCATGAAGGATGGGAACAGACTGTGATCCATAGAGATATAAAAGCAGGCAATGTGTTGTTAGATTCTGAGCTAAATGGAAGACTTGGTGATTTTGGTCTTGCAAAATTATATGAACGAGGCAGTAATCCTAGCACCACTAGAGTGGTGGGCACATTGGGTTACTTAGCACCAGAGCTAACAAGAACAGGAAAGCCTACTGCTAGTTCAGATGTGTTTGCCTTTGGTGCACTATTGCTAGAAGTAGTGTGTGGAAGGAGACCTATTGAGCCTAAAGCACTGCCTGAAGAGCTCATTTTGGTAGATTGGGTATGGGATAAGTGGAGAAGTGGTGCAATTCTTGAGGTAGTGGATCCAAGATTGAATGGCGAGTTTGATGAGCTTGAAGCTGTTGTTGTGTTGAAACTAGGGCTAATATGTTCTAATAATTCACCCAACATGAGGCCTGCAATGAGACAGGTTGTGAGCTACTTACAAGGAGAAGTAGCACTGCCTGAGATGGTTACAGCACCAGATGCATATGATAAGAAAAAGGGTGAAGGTACTAGTGGTGTGGAGTTTGAGGATTATGTGCATTCTTATCCATTGTCATCTAATTTTGAGAAGGGCAGTACATGGTCATCAGTTGGTGATTATGGAGATGACATTGAAGCTAGTTCATCTTCACCTCTTTCACATTCCGGTAGAAATGAAGGTAGATAGCCATGGTCCCCCTTTTTTGCTTAtaattttctcctttttgtCTTGAGATTACTTTTCTATATACTTGTCATAATCTTCCttttcatctttaattttccttaaattttttgagGTTAATATGTAAATGAATTGATGATATCCCAAATGTGGGTTGTACATTGCCAAGTAGATATTGCTCATTTATCATTGGAAAGTTCTTAAATTTCAAGATATGGGCAAGGAATGGAGAGAGCTTGTCATAATTGGTCATAAGAATACTCAAATGTTAATGCTTCTATATTCATTGCTTCTGAATTTTTTGAATGCAGCTACTGGACTGCAGATTCTTAAAAATCAACCAATAGTTTTGTGACTATGACTGTTGAGGACATATTCCAATATTCAATTTCACAAGCTTACAACTTGCTATTTTAATAtccttttctgtttcttttccttttcttttaaaataactcAAGGTTAGGTGCAACCTGCCAACCACCATCATATTTTTATCCTATACTTTTATCTTCCATTGACCTCAGGATGTCCTGTTATCATCACACATGACAATCCTAGCAATCAAGGAACATTATCTTAATTTGCAGAACAGtattatgtttaatttacTTGAATGACATTGACATAGACAGTTTAAAAGTTACTCTaatcattatcattatcaaCAAACATGATTTGCAGAAAACTGAAAACAACAGGAGACAGAAAATCTCTCTTATTGCTGTGTCAAGATAAGAGGAGCATCAATCAGTAAAGTCAGTTATGAATTACCATGGCAGCAAAAATTTACAACATTCCTGAAGTATACTGCTAAAATTTACTACTCTTTagtaaactttttttttttcctccaaATTAGCCTTAACATGCAGCTGATCAGGAGAATTTGACTCCTGATCAGTATCGGCGCATGCCAGCAGCAAACTGTCTTTCTGTCTACGGTGCAAGAACCACTGCAGTTTGCTGTCAGTGTGCATCTGCATTGGAAAATGAGGCTGCACTCCACTCCCATCATTTTCTGTCACCCACTAGATGTCAATGGTGATTATAAAAAGGTACGATGGGATTTGCTAGAGAAGTCCATTCAGGTCCAAAAGCACTTGGAAACTTCGACTCTGATGATCAAGTTTATAGGTAATTCATTGAGGCTGAACAAATCTCCACATAGCAAAAGCATcagaaatcaattaataatagtGATCAATTTGGTTACAGATAAACAAGCCAAGTTTAACACGTTAATACGTATTGTTTTCTGCCTACTCATGAGATGTCCGGTaacgaaaaagaaaagcttgaTACTTGGGATGGCAATGGGACCAGAGAATTTTTCATTCTCGGTAGAAATTTGCCTCGAATGGGGCAGAGAATTCGCTCTTTCATCCCATATATTTCTTCTCGGATTGACCAAACTCcattatattatttgatatatcatttttaatttaaatagagattaaaaaatttaatttcttcaattaatactatttatttttaactatgttcttactaaaatatttgaatatacTTCTTCATGTAATGCATGAtaatgagtatatttgttaatattttgagattcaaataaaagaataattaaattgaaactcaattaaattttatataataatttgtaacttcaaagttaaatgagcgaaaattaaatatagatattgatatttatattaattattaaacaactaaaaagaaaaaatagcctatcaaaattagaagaaaggagtatattttgtatatgcaaaataaataaataaattataagactaaaaaatgagttattttatttaatactatgtaatatatgtttatgcttgaataataaataatacattaatatttatatgtatatttcaaaaatgataaaattttaaaaaattattataaatatattttagtaaaaaataaaaaaagagccgcataaaaaaaaaaagtcaatcTTTCTATTTAGTTCACACAACAAAAATTAAGTGTGTCAAAACGTGTTCATGGACTGTGTTTGTGTCGGGTTGATCTATTTAAGTGATATGAATAGGGTCAACATGAACATAACTCATTTAGTAATCGTATTAATTTATCTCAATCCTAACATGACACGAATTTTTAACGGGTGATATAAACACAACACGcataatatgtttatttaaatgaATCGTGTATGGGTCATAAATCTGACACGACCCGCTTAATCTGTTATATAAATggcataaaatttaatgtatttaatacgtaaaaaaattatatttttttaaatcaatggcataaaatttaatgtatttaacatgaaagaaattatatttttcaaatcaatagatatcaaattataaataaaatttccagCTACTATAAAagacatttttaaaattcatatagatAGTaccaaattattttgttagggttttgttttctttaatgaGAGGGATAGCACAAAAGTAAATTAgcagaaaattttattagaatttcaTACTAATTATGccttatttgttatattttactttttagccattttatttttatttatttttatttttatatagttattttattttttatcttttaaattttacggGTTATAAATGGATTGGATCGAGTTGACACGATCCAACAcgatatgaaaaattaaataggtTACAAAGGGTTCGCGAGTTAACCTGTTACATTACTCGTTTCAAGCTATATTATAAATGCGTCAACCCGTTTCAATCTTAACCCATATTTTTCGTGTTTGATGAATTGGATTGGCTTGTGATAATCCATTTTGACACCCCTAGCAGAAATGGCTAATGGCTCGTTGTTGCCGCCCCACCCATTGCCATTCCTAACCTGCCTGTTTTCTTGCTTTACATCGAAATCGTcccttttgaaaaattatatattgtgAGAATTGACCGAGACAAGCAGCGGTAGAATACAAATCAAtggaaaaatgaataaaagaagatGGTAGACAGCAGGTAGAAGTCATCTTCACTAGCTGTTGACAATCAGTTCCCTATTATCTTTctgtcaataaaataaatcatgtTTCTTGAGATAGTTTCACtatcaaaattcaagaaaaactGAGATTGCATGTTAAAGTTCAAGGAAAACCCTGGAAGTAATCATGCTGCAGAAAACAAGTCAAACGATAATGAATTCAAAGAATGCCCATCAAAGGTAAACATATCTTGAGAAGAAAGAGACTTACAAgcaataaaaatgattttctTGATAGGCAGCCTTAATGTGTTTTAGTTTCCTGAAAAGTTCAATTCACATTTTCCCTGTAGATGAGTGGATTGTTGCCCCACAGAGTGAAACTTTTTCATGCCACTACTTGATCTCAAAAGAGATTACAAGATTAGAAAATTCCATCTAAAACACTGAACTGTACTTGTCTTATACAAAGTAAGTCAATACTTTCTtgaaaaacacaaaaaaaaaagttccTTTAGCCCATCAAAagatattttcattttctgatTGAAAggcttcttttttccttcatGATCTCAATTTTGGCTGTTGATATCTTTTGTTAAGTGAACAAGTAAGCTCAGTGTCAAACTTTGCTTTGGAGCCAATCATGCCATAAACTTTCCCATATTTGAATCGAAGAGAAATACGAAAATGAACAAATCTGGATCTAGCATGATGACTTCTACATCTTTCTGTGATGAAAGTTATAAATCTGAAATGGTCAAGCCTCCAAACTGGAGAAGTGATGTGTCCTTCCTTCCTGTCACATAATTAGATATCAGCTCAATGAACCATCCTACCAAATGGGAAAGATAAAGCATTCACCAGGTGCTTTTTGCAGGGATTTGACAACAGTCTTTAGATCACTCCATGAAAATACGGAGAAAAAATAACATGttattaaaagataagaaaagaaaagaagctttGCATATTCCGTTCGGCATTCTATTCGTCCAATATGCGTAAAATTCTTCAGAAatctatttgaaaatatacaaGGTGAATTGTACAGGAGCAAGCTCTTAACATGGACTGAAATCTTTCTGTTTTATGACTACAATGCACTTTTCTGGAACATTAGACCTTCCTACTATACTTTAAGGCTTTGGAAAGGAGTTCAATGAGCGACAGTGAATAGTTGTATCATTATCGAACCTTGTTCGCCCTTATCTAACTCCGTTCTCCTGATGATCATCTCTAATGTTAGAGGAACCtaatgcatttacatttaatcttgtctgtatttaatgatatattaagTTAAGACAATTGCAATGCGAGATAATACTGCAGAAGGGAACCCGCCATCGATTTGAATACTCCAACGTGCACTTCAAAGTTTTTCGActgaatttattcatcattgtCATCTTCAGTGTCTTTCACTCtattaaaaatctcataatCATGAAACCCTGCATATTGAACAAACAAGGAACTTAAATTAGTAAGAATGCGCTGCAATAATAGCTCACCAGACAGTCATACTTCTTTAGTAATTCTATCCAATCAGTGAATTTTCTAAGTACCTGCTCCCAACTCGTCAACTTCATCATGCGGTTGTCTTGTGTTCACAGAAGGTGGATCAAGTGCCATCCAATCAGAGTTTGCATAGTCTTCTGTGCTTATATCTTTTTCCTTGATCCAGTCCTCCAAAATACTGATGCAGTCAAATGATAGGGGATCCACAGAATCCTGTTCTTCACTCTTaccaaccctgtaaaagattcgttataataatatctcGAATTTTGTTTTACgtgatttcaaaaatataaactagAATAAGCATATTCAGTTCCATCCATAAGACTTACATTTGTTTCAGTCGCAAATTATACTGAACAAAGACGAGGTCACTGAGTCGTTGACGTTCCAGACAATTTTTCGTGTCATGTATTTGCTCAAGAGAAATATGATTTAGCTTATAACCAAATGAGCTGCAGGGTTGACTGAGAACACGGATGGCTAACCGCGCCAAATTTGGGCAACTTCCTCCATATGTTGACCACCATTCAGCtacaacaaaaaatataacaatccAACAAGTGtcaatctaaaaatattactttcaATATAGTCTAGAGAAATGTGATTCCTGCATGTAAAATAATTGCATAGCATACAAAAAGGTATTTGATCCATTGCAGAAGTGACACCATATTGGCCTAATAGACCAAAAACTATGCGATATCTTTGGAGTTTTTTCCTAGTACTAATAATCCTGCCTAAGCAACATTGCCAAAGAGTTTTACCTATCACTACTAGGCCTAAAGAATGCAAGTATATTATTATCCTACAAGCAAGAAGCTAAATGTGTAATATAGAAGCTGAAATGGGCAATTCAATCAGCAGAAGGACCCTCACCAGGAAGTAGAGTTTCTCTAGCTCTAACTGCCATCTTCCTTCCAAAATCTCCAGAGGCATTCTTGTAAGAGTTTATCTCTTTGGTAATTTTATCTTGGACTGTAACATCTGGAACCAATTTTTCTATGCAGTCAAACATCCCTGAAAGAATCTCATTGTGAAGATCTCCTTCAATACTGTAAAGGACCTTAGGATTAAGGAAGAAACCAGCAGCATGAAGAGGGAGATTGCTTTGCTGTTCCCACCAGTGATCTATTATATTCCAGTAAACCATGTAATCTTTCCTCTTCACAAGTTCCTTCTTAATTGCTTCTTTTGCTCTGTATATTCCTGCATAAACATACCCCATTGGAGGCCTCTTTTTGCTACTAACTATTCTCAAAAGTCTCAAAAGAGGATTTGTTAGATTGGTTATTAGAACACAAGATGACCAAAATGATTGATTACTTAACAAATCTAACATCTCGAGTCCCCTCGGTTTCTTTGAATAGGGACAATCCATCCACTCCTGTGAAGTAACCATGGTCTGTAAAGTATGCTTTAGATCGACCATTCTTTTCAATGTTTCAAAGTTTGTGGCAAAATGTGTGAGTCCTGTTGCTACAATTTCACTGCCAAACGTATACCTTTTTACCATATTCAAAACCACACTGTGATTGTATACAAATCTTGTAATAGATCTAGCTTGTAGAATTACTGTACTTATCCATTCAAGTTTTGCAAAATCCTCAAGTATCAAATCTATACAATGAGCTGCACAAGGAGCCCAATATAAAGTAGGAAAAGTATCAGTTAACCTTCTACCCACAACAATATATTGTTCTTCCATACTAGTTATCACTTGCAAAACATGTCTAACTCCAACTTCTTCCACtacttttttaatcaattcataaagAGCATCAGATGAATTTATAATATCAGATGCATCGACGGATTTCAAAAACACCACTCCTTCTGAACAATAAACTAAAAAGCTTAAGAGAGTTCTACCCATTAGTGTGTTCCATTGATCAACCAAAACAGAACAGCCAGTCCTTGCCCAAGTTGCCATGTGCTTATCAACCTCAGTCTTCACTTCTTCAACGGAATTCTTTAATATCCAGCCACGAAGATCATGACATGAAGGCATACCAACATCTAATCCTCCTGAAGCAATCGCATCAACCATTGGCTGAAAATAAACTGAGTTCACAGCATCCAAAGGTGCCCCAATGTCATATAAAAACCTCCCAATCGCCATATGTACATGATCATTCACTCTTTTAGCACCTAACGCCATCCTATTGCTGTTCATACTAACAatagcatttgcatttgcaccAGAACCTTTACTTCTTCCCCTCTTCCTCCTCTCTCCACCCTTATTAGCCTTTCCTTCTTGTCCACTAATTAACAAACTCGAACTAGGCTCTATCACATTTGAAACACCAATCAACTCCATCCCAGTACTAACCTCAATTTGATCATTAGCAAAAACCTCTATCTCACCACCACCAATAACAGGGTTTAAATTTGTGATCTCCTCCGCAATCTTTtgcttcttcctcttcttaaCTACAACTCCATCTAAACTTTGTTGCATTATAAGCTTAACATCAGTAGGAACTTGTAAACAAGTAGATGCATTACCCTTTTGACCCGCTAAATGCTCCTTAATCCTATGAATCCCACCTCCTTTAAAAATCTTGCCACAATACACACATTTCAATTGCACTCTCTCCCCATTCTTGAACATTTGGCAATGCTTCCATGCTGGGTCATGTTTTTGCGATGTTATTGGTATTGGTTCCAAATCATCAGAATCCATCTAAACAAAGCCTTCACAATCAAATAAATCACTCAAGCTTAATCTTACCTCTAACAATCTTTAATAAGTTTCCAGAACTTCTGATAACAAGAACagctttcaattttctttctttaatctaATGAAACAaactaaattaacataaacCATTTTGAAAGTGCTAAGATTATAACCACAAGAAATCTAGACAAAGAaacaaggaaaacaaaaagggTAAGAAGAACTTACTTGTTTCTCTGTGTTCTTTTTTAGAGAATCATTAACAGAACCCGAGTTAAGGAAGTTAAAAGTTGGGCTATATTAAACCAGAAAAGGGTTTGATGGCCGGACCGACCGATTAGGGCTTAAGCGAATAGGGGGTTTGGGTTTTAACTGCAATTAGTTCGGCTTTACCGGGTCATCCGGTTATGTTTATGAAATGGACCGGTTTTACAAaggtgaaaaataattaaaccgGAAGTTCCGGTTGTCTTGCGGAAAAACCGGAAATGGTTGCCTGATGGGAGCTAAAATAAGTAGACAGACTGGTCCAGCCGGTTACCAGGATTCTACTTTGAACCGGCAAGTAACTATGGGTTCATGACCGGTATGAAAGAAAgctcttttgaaaaaaaaaatttcttttcttcagtTTCCAAGTAACCAAACAgagtttttgtttttcctgGAGAATCTCAATCTGTATAATCTTCAAAGACATGATATTGGTAAAGCTATAAATTACAAGAATATGAAAATACAACattttttcactaaaatatcttaattcttcttataaatatttataatggtATCAATAATTACTTGAgtgattaattgaaaatttgaatcTCATGTGGtttcatatctttttttttttcttttaacaaagaGATGAAATTCTTTGAAATGAGTATAAACAGGAAGAGCTCCCCTTACAACAGTGAAAGAAGAGCAAATCccaaaattatcattttcttaCATCATTTCTAGAGCAAatcccttttatttttttcttttttcataataatctctatattcattttgattgaaaatttgattaaataatacAAACGTAATTATATAGATAAGGTGAAGGCACTGTTACCCTCTTGTCtgtaaaaagtttaaattattaaaactgaaataatgAACTCAAGTTTATCTTCTTGCAGAAAATCTATCATGCAACTCCAAGGATTTCTCCATAATACACTGCATCATCAAAAATTCCTACATGATCTATTTTCTTTGTAGTAAATGTTGAACAACATGGATAAAAACCAACATCTGAGGGAATATATTGAGATGTCATACATTTGTAAAAGCAACCAAATTTTGCTACGAAAGGAGATTGCTAGCATAAATCAAATACTCTGTCTAATGACAATTGATAAGACCCACATCctgtaatttaattatttatatagttttacAAGAAAAGTTAGTAAAATCTTCGAATCCGTTTAGGTCGTCCCAAGGTAAGAACATCAACATCTTGCTTCCGCATCTTAAGAGTCTTGTCAGTTTCACAAAGTAACAAGCCTCGATCCTGTTATGTCGAAGGATAGAGGATAGCTTCCAGAGCCAGGCTGCACGATTTTCCGCTTTTGCTGGAAACTATGACCACTCTTCCAATCCCAAAAATACAAAGTCCCATTATCAGCTCCTGTAGCCATGACACCTTCATTGCTAATAGCCATTGCATTAATGATGGTGTTCTGCTtatgatacgaactcgaaccgaatacgttcaaacaccaagataagtaatggtgagaaaatcaaactgataaacgctctccctatttaagaggaagcacccttaccaataagttcgaatttgtcgccccaagatctaacttgaaagtttgcaattgattatggaactaacaaacttagcaatagaactactaagccctttagttataaatagatgaagaatgttcaaacaactcaagaaactaataaaaggttaattgattgatcaaacatgtagatgtgaaactaaatcaaacaaattaatttaatctcaagaaattcaataaggaacaccttaaggaataagagttaacaactcaaataaaacttcattcagaaatgtatattgatcttatgtcctttagccgaaatacatagctctatttatagagttttgaaatgattctaaccctaaaaaggactaagagataagcaataaagaatcaaaccctaaaagacttctaatgtcgcctccttctctaagcataagtggtggtacgccctagggttaggtgagacctccaatgcttctagaatctctaatgtgcggcccaatgcttagggtgcggcccaatgcttctagaaaccctaatgtgcggcccaatgcttctagaaaccctaggaaagcctgttgactttgatccctgatctttgaccttgaccttgttccatgaccagaagtttaagcttcattaatagcaattaatgtcactatcttcaaggcgttgttatcttcattaaaagcaccatcattagccatcttcaaaacatgctccaagtaagaatttaaggcttgcttgaaccttttactccttgctcgtgtcatcggtcctccataggctagtggatccatgctagttgacttagatgcatctttggttgcatcattccccccctctttgaaaggattcgacctcgaatcaacgccttcatcaaaatcaaaaggagacaaatcaacaacattaaaagtagcactaacattatactcactGTAAGTCAATTTTATATGCATTATCGTTGATGCGCTCTATTACttcaaatggaccatcaccacgtggcatcaactttgattttctttgattgggaaacctttccttcctgaagtgcacccaaacccaatcaccaaCTTCAAATACCATCCTTTTACGGCCCTTATTGCgttgtttggtgatttgttcattgcgtctttccaaatttgcacgcacttgctcatgcaacttcaacacaaattcagccttctttgcaccatctaaattcacttgttcactcaaaggtaaagcaatcaaatctaaaggactcaaaggaataaagccataaacaatctcaaatgggcaaa
The nucleotide sequence above comes from Ricinus communis isolate WT05 ecotype wild-type chromosome 6, ASM1957865v1, whole genome shotgun sequence. Encoded proteins:
- the LOC8274856 gene encoding uncharacterized protein LOC8274856, encoding MDSDDLEPIPITSQKHDPAWKHCQMFKNGERVQLKCVYCGKIFKGGGIHRIKEHLAGQKGNASTCLQVPTDVKLIMQQSLDGVVVKKRKKQKIAEEITNLNPVIGGGEIEVFANDQIEVSTGMELIGVSNVIEPSSSLLISGQEGKANKGGERRKRGRSKGSGANANAIVSMNSNRMALGAKRVNDHVHMAIGRFLYDIGAPLDAVNSVYFQPMVDAIASGGLDVGMPSCHDLRGWILKNSVEEVKTEVDKHMATWARTGCSVLVDQWNTLMGRTLLSFLVYCSEGVVFLKSVDASDIINSSDALYELIKKVVEEVGVRHVLQVITSMEEQYIVVGRRLTDTFPTLYWAPCAAHCIDLILEDFAKLEWISTVILQARSITRFVYNHSVVLNMVKRYTFGSEIVATGLTHFATNFETLKRMVDLKHTLQTMVTSQEWMDCPYSKKPRGLEMLDLLSNQSFWSSCVLITNLTNPLLRLLRIVSSKKRPPMGYVYAGIYRAKEAIKKELVKRKDYMVYWNIIDHWWEQQSNLPLHAAGFFLNPKVLYSIEGDLHNEILSGMFDCIEKLVPDVTVQDKITKEINSYKNASGDFGRKMAVRARETLLPAEWWSTYGGSCPNLARLAIRVLSQPCSSFGYKLNHISLEQIHDTKNCLERQRLSDLVFVQYNLRLKQMVGKSEEQDSVDPLSFDCISILEDWIKEKDISTEDYANSDWMALDPPSVNTRQPHDEVDELGAGFHDYEIFNRVKDTEDDNDE